The Garciella nitratireducens DSM 15102 genomic sequence AATCTTTATATTTGTGTACAGCTCTAAGAATAGTAACTATTTCTTTTTCAGTTGGAAGTGGTATAGGACCAGAAACATCAGCTCCTGTTCTTTTAGCAGTATCCACTATTTTCCCTGCTGATTGATCTAAAACATTATGATCAAAAGCTTTTAAACGAATTCTAATTTTCTGCTTTGCCATTTTATCTTTCCCTCCTTCAATCGCACGTTTTTTATGACGTGCAACTGATGCCATCGTACACTTTC encodes the following:
- the rpsJ gene encoding 30S ribosomal protein S10, yielding MAKQKIRIRLKAFDHNVLDQSAGKIVDTAKRTGADVSGPIPLPTEKEIVTILRAVHKYKDSREQFETRTHKRLIDILNPTSKTVDALMRLDLPAGVDIEIKL